One region of Poecile atricapillus isolate bPoeAtr1 chromosome 8, bPoeAtr1.hap1, whole genome shotgun sequence genomic DNA includes:
- the CLRN1 gene encoding clarin-1 has translation MPAQQKKLIFCTAGLLSLACALGTAAAVGRQLWVRGTLLCSTGALLVNASGPELHKFIGDIQYGLFSGQRVRQCGLGGRPSHFSFFPDLLRIIPASIHVSVILFCAVLIVFALVGAGFFMFNAFGSPYETLHGPVGLYLWSFISCSCGCLIMILFSSEVKIHHLSEKIANFKEGTFTFKTHSEQFANSFWTILVCSLVHFLNALLIRFAGFDFPFSKPKDSGTITGAVDLMY, from the exons ATGCCAGCGCAGCAGAAGAAGCTCATCTTCTGCACGGCCGGGCTGCTGAGCTTGGCGTGCGCGCTGGGGACGGCGGCGGCCGTGGGCAGGCAGCTGTGGGTGAGGGGAACATTGCTCTGCTCCACCGGGGCTCTGCTCGTCAACGCCAGCGGCCCCGAGCTGCACAAGTTCATCGGCGACATCCAGTACGGGCTCTTCTCCGGACAGCGAGTGCGGCAGTGCGGGCTCGGGGGGAGACCCTCGCACTTCTCAT TTTTTCCAGATTTGCTCAGAATTATCCCTGCAAGTATCCACGTTAGTGTCATTCTGTTCTGTGCAGTGCTGATTGTCTTTGCCCTGGTGGGAGCAGGGTTCTTCATGTTCAATGCTTTTGGCAGCCCCTACGAGACTCTGCACGGCCCCGTGGGGCTGTACCTCTGGAGCTTCATCTCCT GTTCCTGTGGTTGCCTCATCATGATTCTGTTCTCCTCAGAGGTGAAGATCCACCACCTTTCAGAGAAAATTGCTAATTTCAAAGAGGGAACTTTTACCTTCAAGACTCACAGTGAACAGTTTGCGAATTCCTTCTGGACCATCCTGGTTTGCTCCCTGGTGCACTTCCTCAATGCCCTGCTAATCAGATTTGCTGGATTTGACTTTCCCTTTTCAAAACCAAAAGACTCGGGGACAATCACAGGAGCGGTTGACCTGATGTATTAA